The following DNA comes from Cucurbita pepo subsp. pepo cultivar mu-cu-16 unplaced genomic scaffold, ASM280686v2 Cp4.1_scaffold000848, whole genome shotgun sequence.
TATTTAATGAAGGTTGTTTTGGTTGAAAAAATTTGGTGTGGGGTAGGAGGGTGTGCGAGGGCGTGCAGGGCTCGCGCACGGGAGGCGTACGAGTGTGTGCAGGGCTCGCGCGGGGGGCATACAAGGGTGTGCAGGGTGAGCGCGTGGGGGCCGTACAAGGGGTGTGCGGGGCTCGCACGCGCAGGGAGCATGCGAGGGGTGTGCGGGGCTCGCACGCACAAGGAGCGTGCTAGGGGTGTGCGGGGGAGCGCGCGCGGGAGCGTGCTAGGGGTGTGCGGGGGAGCGCGCGCGGGAGGCGTGCAGGGGTGTGCGAGGAACCCTAGCAATTGGGTTGAATCTAAAAAAGATTTCATAACCCCGATTACCCATGAACACCTCTATCCAATAGGTCTATCGGTTATACTCCCTCTTACTCATATGTTTACAACCAACTCATTCGAACGAACTATCAACTAACAACTAATTAGGACGATGCCACAACTTGTATCCCGACAAGACCAAAAGTAATTTCACTTacaagaataaagaaaaaaaaaaaagacattccAATGCaaaataagatgaaaattccataaatttagtttaaaatagaCAAGAAAGCCAACATTAGTAAAAGCAGATGAACATCTCACTTAACATTTATACTCAAAATCTGAATTGCACACTAAATAAGCAGCAAATTTCCAGTgcccaaaatcaaaatctgcATCTTATTGATAAACACCCAGCACGCTAGCTACCCATCTATCTACATAACTAAGATATTCCTTTACATGTTTTCTGCAATCCTCTACACCTTACCTTATACCTTCAATGGTGCAAAATGAATCCGAGCACAACGCAAATAAGCGCCACCATACAGATAAACAAAGGAGGAAAACCGACTTGATTGCTCGCCCTGCCCTTCCTACTCAGTTCCATCTGTGAAAATAGCGAGATGAAACATGGAATCACGAGACGATATAGAAGGTAGAGAAATCTTGCATATAAATATTGAGGAACTATCTGAAATTCAATGGTGTTATACAAAAACTGGGTGTCCATGAACAGTTCAATGGGCAGGATGAATGAATTCCTAATAGTAGTACTTCCAAAATATAACAAGCAGCTGAATTGAATTACaatgtttcttgtttcttgattGATTTCGTGAAGTAAACACAGACACAATTACATGTAAGGACCCTAAGAAGATTTTGCAGCCAATCTAAATTCAGTTCTGAAAGACAATACCGATTTCTAACTTTTCAAGTGGGAACTTTCAACTCAGGACCTTGAagattgttaggaatcacgaccctctgcaatggtatgatattgtccactttgagcataagttctcgtggctttacttttggctTCTCTagaaggcctcataccaatggaaatttattccttacttataaactcatgatcaaacccttaattagtcgatgtgggactcctcttccaacaatccACAACAAAGACATCTTCTCCTTACCGTCGGGGACCTAGGGTAAAGCTACACTTGGCCCTTTTGAATCTAAGCAAAAAGTTCCTAATCTCTCTAGTATTAGGGTACCCCTTAGGTGACCAGGCTTGAATATTTCTATCAAATGGACATCACAAGACTCTAAACATGGAAGAACGGCATCCACTAACAGAAAAATATGGTTCAGGAAGTTACCAATTTCTCCTTCAAGTGTTTTACTTCTTGAGCACTTAATCTCCTCGACTCGAACAGCATTGAAATGGTACCTTGAGCCTATTAAACAATGGGACAAAAGATCATCATTACAATTGTATTGGGCGccataaaaagtaaaaatggagaaatgaaTATTAGGAAAGTagttttttccatttctatcAACATTTCATTTCTGGGTACTGAGATTATGATAAAATGAAGTCTTaaaaggaataataataaacagatgataacaaattttaagaatcAATCTGTAGCACACAACAAAGCTTCTCTAAATgcaatgaaaaatcaaaatcaaccgCAAAAGTTGCATAATTGTACATCCAACCCAAGGAGCCTTATAACCCATGTTCGGAAGACAGGACTTTAGTGGCTCCCGGGATTGCAATTTGCAACAGAGTAAAATGAATCTTATCAGAAGTTAATATTTGACAGAGTGCAGAACTTTCGAGGATGGACATATAAGATTTTAgtgattttttaaacaatactAAATTTTTGGCTTCTTTATGGAACTCTCTTTCTAATGGTTTCAAAACTACTTCTTCCATCATAGCATTGCTAACTGGAATGATATGCTATTAGAACATACTCATACATAAGTTCATAGATCACGAATTGAATATGAATGAACGAAGTAAATCaattagagccgtatttccgAATTGAATTAGATGAGGACAAACAATTTCACTGACCAGATTCTCAATTATAGCTTAAAACTCACCGGTTCGTTATATTCCTACATGTAAAAGCTGcaaaaacacaagaaaagCACAAAAGGGACTCAAAACTCACCTCTCCAAGctttaattcaatttcatttagCTTTGATTTCATCTCTTCAATGTCCTTAACTAACTTTAGCTGTTCAGCCTTTTTCAGTGTTACCAGGTCCAGTTCTGCTGCTTTCTTTATCTCAGCAGACTTTTGTAATCTCGACACACCATTGTTCAGCTCTAGGGATTCATCCACACTGTCGGGGAACTGATGCACAGGAGAAAAACTTCAATTgtcaagaaattgaaaatcacAGAACATATCAATTGACAATTCCACCAACGGATTGAACAATGACCAAGCCACGACACTGTACAAGTTAACAGATTGCTTTACAATTTCCTGcaacaatttgatttttttaagaaaggaAACACTTTCTATTCGGGATAAAAAGGAAGATAAGGCACCCTCCCTAGAGAATGTGGAAGAGGTTACAAAGAGACCACCAACAGATTCTTAGATCAACAACAATTAGGAGTATAACATCAAATTGAAGTCTATATAGAAAACAAGTTTTTCCTTACTTTTACACTAAAATCTGGAGGGCGAATTGCGACAGTTTCTGGTACTGGATCCTCCACATGTGAAGTTTTATATGCTAGCCCCCCCTCAGGAAACTGATGCATAAGAGAAAGACTTCAATTGTCAAGAAACTGAAAATCAGAACGTATCAATTGACAATGCCACCAATCAGATTGAACAATGGCCAAGTCATGACACTGTCCAAGTAAACAGATTGCTATATAATTTCCTGCTAccacaatttgattttttttttttttttttttaagaaaggaAACACTTTCTattgggggaaaaaaaaaaggaagataagGCACCCTCCCTAGAGAATGTGGAAGAGGTTACAAAGAGACCACCAACAGATTCATAGACCAACAACAATTAGGCAGTATaacatcaaatttaataagGAAAATGTTGATGCGATCCCTTAGGAGCAttttttgagagagagagagagggagaacaaaaaattgaactcTATACAGATGAGAAAGTTTTTCCTTACTATTCTTTCAAATGGTGGAGGTTGAACATCAACAACGGTTGGTGGTAGATTCTCAACATTTGAAGTTTCATATGCTCGCCAGTCCAGTGCTCCATTTTGAACTCTTTTTTTGGGGACTTCAACACTCAACTCCTCCTCCTTTGATGCTCCATTTTGATCGCTCAGTTTTAATGCTTCATGAGGTAGCTCCTCCTTTGATGTTCCGTTTTGATCCATCAGTCTTGAAGTCTCATGAGGCAGAACCTCCTTCCTCAATGCTCCATTTTGATCAGATGGTTTTAAAGCTTCAATGGTCCGCACCCCCTTCAATGCAACAAAATCATCTTTGAATCTTGAAGCCTCATTGGTCATCCCCTCATTTGATTGTCCATTTTGATCTCTTAGTGACGAAACCCCAGAGGAACGTACCTCATCCGATGAACCATTTTGATCTTTCAGCTTTGGAGTTTTATTGGTGGCTATCCCATCTCTTAATGGTCCACTATGCTCATTAAGTTTCATAACTTCATCCATGCTTGCGCCCAATGCTCCATCATCGGTAGGCGAGAGTAATGGGGAATTCAGCGGACTAATGAGAGCCACTTTGAGCTTATCCTCTTCAATATATTTACCTCCATCTtttaaaaactgaaaaaagagagaacatTTAAAAACCTAAAGAATGAAAGCTGATTGTATCCACAAGAACTTACCATACTTGCGGTGATGTCCTCTTCTGTCATCCCTGAAGGAACAATTGTGCTTTGAATTAAAAACTTGTCTCTACACAACATATCAGGTGGGGCAGCCCGTTGAGCTTGCATTATAACTACATCATAATCACAGAAGAAATTAACtttaaaacaacaacaacaaccataGATAGTTCCAGATttagaatttttcttttttaaaaaaagaaacatgtaATAGGGTAAGACGGTTAACCTCATAAGACTATATACCCTAAAACTTCATGGGAGACATATTTGTTAAATGCAGGACAGGatcatctcatgatattagaCATTCTTAAGAGTTTTTTATCCACAAAACACTGAATGGTGTATGTTTCCAAATTGCctttcaaaaattttcaagaagGCTTGATATCCCTCATAATTGATTCGACACAAGAAAACACATTGTAAAGTAATACAAAATTCGTTGAAACTTGAATGGTGACGGCAGTAACTTCATTACCAATATCTATAAACTCTCCTTTCTCGTGCCTAAATGTTTTAGTTGGGACTTATGAAGAACGTACCTGAAAATTCATATGTCGATTTTGGCAAAATTATTCCAACATTTGGTCGAAcacaatattttttaggtGATGTAGTTTTAACCTGCCAAACATTACAATATTATTACATATATCACATGAGAAATCACATGAACTATGAGACAAACAAGAgacaaataaaatgaaaagaagactGTTCATACTTTAAACGCAACATGATGATGAGTGTTATTTGCAAGTTGAACTGTGCACGTactttgtttcctcaattcaACTGAAAACAGCAAGGTACTTtacttcaattctttttcaagAAGCAAGCAATAACAAGTATTACTAATGATGCACTTACATATGAATTGTAATTCCTTGGGCTGAATATGCAAGAGTTTCGTACTCATATCTCCTCGTCACAATACACCAAATTCAAAAGCAATTCTTCTGTTGCATCCAAAGCTTGGGTAACAATGATTCTGCACTCAGAAAAGTTAATTTCTCATAATCGTTGACCaacaatttgaatttgattaagaagcaaattgaaggaaagaacataggaaaaagaaagaaagaaacaataaatCTCAAAGTTACAGATCATAAAAGTTAATGACCACGTGCTTCCCATCCACCCTGTTCTTAGCTAACAGGAAAGAAAAGTAATGTCCCATTGCCCAattttctaaacaaaaatCTGGGTTCCATTTTGTATCATCAGTCAACCACAAGAAAGTCAAACCAAACCCATTTCCGGTGAGGATCAGCGACGCATCGCTGAGCTTATTCCGAAACAGATCGTTCAAAACAAACACGTCTCgaacaacaaatcagagtcGCTCTAAACACAAATCCGATTACAAATTCCGTCCCATTTCCAAACtcaaaacacaaaaaacaccaaaaccaaacaaaaaaatcaaaaaaaccagcagaaattcaacaaaatacaCACCGACTAAGCTCtcaaacaacaaaacacaacaaaacagTCAAACAAGAAGATTCTCCAACTCAcgacaaacaaaaaaaggcagaaaagaatttaaaaaagaactcACCCGTCCCGTAGGAGAAGAACCTGTAAGAGAACACAAAGACACAAACAGAATTGGAGATGAATTGAAACTTCGGCGTGAAAAATCCgctttgaataaataaaaacgcACTGGCAAACAGAAATCGTAATAGAGTCCAAAGATTTGGTGGAATTTACAATTCCATAGGAAGCgaaagatgagagagaaaccCTGGAAGACTGCTCAGTGAAAGCcaagtagagagagagagaaatggtgTTAGTTGTACCGGCTGTGCTGTGATCTTAGCCTTGTGCCGGTGCGGCAGAATCCAATTCCCGtttgaacatttttattttttttttttatttttttttttcaaataatttaacagACTTCGGCTACAATTTCGAGGCTTTTTcgcattattatttttatgggtATAATTCCACggaattttctcaattttataaatattttacttaaattataccttttgtccttttttttaattacttttttactttttaaatccaattttactcaaattttataattctctaatttatgtaaataataataataattttaccaaacccaaaattatatttttacctttaaaaaattggtctattagaattaattttttttacaaatatatttttatattttattattaaaaaatttatggaaaaatcaaaatttataattatattaattaagaagGGTGggaatatattttcaaatttaaaaggtaaatgataataaagactaattattttaataaaaaatatattaataatatgactatttttaagatttattaaaaaaaattagtgactaaaataaaaatgaaatgaaacttaaaatatcgattcaaaaatagtattttaatattatttatagtatGCAAGTCAACATTAGTAGCCCAGCCATATCATCAATATCTTGATTAACAACGATCAAGGTGAGCTCTCGATAttagattccacatcgattggagcgggagacgaaacattctttttaaagggtgtggaaacctcccctagtatatacgttttaaaaactttgagactGATGGGATAATGcataacaggtcaaagcggataatatttactagtagTGGTCTTGtgatatgaattttaaaaatcgtgaggctgaatATGATACgtaacaatatctgctagcagtagtCTTGAGTTGTTATTGACTCTATGGGTcggaaattgattaaaattgaCATTTTGAAAGTACagagactaaaataaaatataattaatggtTTCGGTACTAAAATATGATTGAATCGAAACTTTGAAATATTCAAAAGGTGATTTGATAATGAAAAGggtagaaaaggaaaagggggcaaaaaggttgaaaatgaagcattGGATTTCATGAATTTAAGATCTGATTGAATTGGCTTTTGGCTTTTGAGATGAAATCTTAGGGACAAAaaggtaaatatatttttaaattgaaaccTTGTGATTATCATCATCAAATATTTGGTCCCACCCAACCtcatcatatcattcacactttattttattttattttattttatttatttatttatttatttggtgaACTTTTGATGAcctcataattaattaaagcaaaaatacaattatttgggaattatttttactatatagttttattaatctcATCATataactaataaaattaaatttatgtcaatattttaagtatatatatatttccataAATGTaacaaataaatcaatatcTTAACTATTTGTAGGGGTGTATATGGGTCGAGTTCGagaggatctcacaattccacCCTTTGGGGTCCAAGATCCTCACTACCACCCCGTCCAGtgtctggttttgataccatttataccagtccaagtccactactatagatattgtccgcttaagcccattacatatcgacatcaacctcacagtttttaaacgcgtctactaggagaggtttccacacccttatcaagtttatttccaatcgatgtaagatttcacaatccaccctcttagGGTTCAGCGTTCTCACAGGCACATCACCCTGTATCTGATTCTGATACAATtggtaacagcccaagtccgttactagtagatattgtctgttttggcctgctacgtatcgtcgttagtctcacgattttaaacatgtctactagggagtaAGACCACTCTcaaaccgatgtgagatctcacacccTCCTTAGTTATACCGTGTTtcgaattaaaattttaattagaagacatcattttcaaatatatatatatataccaaacAAAGGAGTTGGTTGAGAATTTAAGAAAGGTTGGAATAAAAGGAAACCCTAAGGgaggtagagagagagaggtgggTGAGACTAATAAAAACCACTTTAATTAATGCGcatttattttgagaaaattagTGAATAATttggtaataaataaaataaataaataataagataatGCCAAGCCTTTTTTCAACCTTCCTTAATTCCCACTCTTTTAACCACAAACTATCTACTTTCCAAAAAtactaatattaattattataaaataaattataatttaatccaatTTGAAATATCTATTTATGAGTCACAAATTGTCCAATTAAGgggaaattattaatgaatgtaattttaacaatatttattatgatttatttaataattttaaatacccATTCATTTTTACAATATATAACCTTCCATTGTGacaatattttaagtttttaatatttgatataaataattaggctaaattaataagaataattttaaactctacattttattttaaaaaactccaataatatttttaaattaaaaataataataaaaaataagttaatttttCGATGAAAACggttgatattttattttaaaaatactattgaagatttcaaaaattaagttgagttttcaaaatttcattaatattttcgataaaaatacctaaaaaaaaatttcaaaacttttaagaacattttatttcttttaaggtTAAAAGATACTCTTATCCGAAatcaataaacataaaattttcacaccAAATTTATAGCCGTCTTAGCTCAGTGGTAAAGCGCATGACTTTTAATCACGTGGTCGTGGATTTGATCCCCACAGACGGCGGTTATATTCATCATTTTTCTGTACGAATGATACCAAACACGTGTTTCAACTTATAGTAACGTCATCCTTTGTGAGTTTGAACAAATAATCTAGGGAGTGTCACTAGACTATTTTCGTCCATATATTAACGGTTCAAGCtctacgtatcgctgtcaatCCATGAGGTTGACGGGCATAACCTatttaatagtaaaaatattacctaattaattattaatcattattttaaaatattattaaatatccCTATATTATTGAGACTAATAAGTTTCAGTTAATACCGTTTAGAATTAATactttacattatttttaactatttaatgtaatttattattatta
Coding sequences within:
- the LOC111785932 gene encoding vesicle-associated protein 2-2-like isoform X2 yields the protein MSTKLLHIQPKELQFIFELRKQSTCTVQLANNTHHHVAFKVKTTSPKKYCVRPNVGIILPKSTYEFSVIMQAQRAAPPDMLCRDKFLIQSTIVPSGMTEEDITASMFLKDGGKYIEEDKLKVALISPLNSPLLSPTDDGALGASMDEVMKLNEHSGPLRDGIATNKTPKLKDQNGSSDEGVRTIEALKPSDQNGALRKEVLPHETSRLMDQNGTSKEELPHEALKLSDQNGASKEEELSVEVPKKRVQNGALDWRAYETSNVENLPPTVVDVQPPPFERIFPEGGLAYKTSHVEDPVPETVAIRPPDFSVKFPDSVDESLELNNGVSRLQKSAEIKKAAELDLVTLKKAEQLKLVKDIEEMKSKLNEIELKLGEAQGTISMLFESRRLSAQEVKHLKEKLMELSRKGRASNQVGFPPLFICMVALICVVLGFILHH
- the LOC111785932 gene encoding vesicle-associated protein 2-2-like isoform X1, whose protein sequence is MSTKLLHIQPKELQFIFELRKQSTCTVQLANNTHHHVAFKVKTTSPKKYCVRPNVGIILPKSTYEFSVIMQAQRAAPPDMLCRDKFLIQSTIVPSGMTEEDITASMFLKDGGKYIEEDKLKVALISPLNSPLLSPTDDGALGASMDEVMKLNEHSGPLRDGIATNKTPKLKDQNGSSDEVRSSGVSSLRDQNGQSNEGMTNEASRFKDDFVALKGVRTIEALKPSDQNGALRKEVLPHETSRLMDQNGTSKEELPHEALKLSDQNGASKEEELSVEVPKKRVQNGALDWRAYETSNVENLPPTVVDVQPPPFERIFPEGGLAYKTSHVEDPVPETVAIRPPDFSVKFPDSVDESLELNNGVSRLQKSAEIKKAAELDLVTLKKAEQLKLVKDIEEMKSKLNEIELKLGEAQGTISMLFESRRLSAQEVKHLKEKLMELSRKGRASNQVGFPPLFICMVALICVVLGFILHH